The genomic window TGGGGCGTCCTCAAAGGATCAGGGTATAGCGATGGCAGAAGAACACATTAGACTCGCAAGAAAACTCTTTTCGATACCGGATTTGCCACCTGGCGTGGCAGCAGTCAAACGCGAGGCCTTTGGAAGCGCCTATTATACCGCCGCCCTCAACCTGGGCGACGCTTCATCTCGGCTGAAAAAGTGGTATTTGATAAAAGCGCTGGCATCCGCACCCTCCAAGTATCTCTTTCAAGAATACCGGGAAAGACTTATCGGCCCTATCGTATTCGCGCTTACAGGACCGAAGGCACACCCGTTTCTCGCGAAATTCTGCAAGGTGTTTCCCTTGAGAGAGGGGATCAGATGCCCCCATTAAGAGCAGTGTCGCTCGTCCAACCTGCTTATTACGTTTCTCAAAGTCGTGAGCTACACGCTTGAACTCTCATCGAGCGTCGGCTCTATGAGTGCCTTATCCGAAGCGGCTGTAGGAACAGGGAACATCTGTTGCCGCTGAAACAAATTGTGTAGAAAAGGAGGACAGATTGAAAGTTCTAGTCACAGGAGGTTCTGGTTACGTTGGTGGTGCAATAACTGATATACTCGGAGACACCGGTCACGAGGTGCGCCTGTTGGATGCCCTGTTGTACGAGGAATGCTATCGAAAACCGGGGAATTTCATTTACGGCGATGTAAGAGACCACGCCCTCTTGCTCCAACAGCTCAAGTGGGCAGATGCAGTGATCTGGCTTGCAGCGCTTGTGGGGGACGGGGCGTGTGCGCTCCACCCGGACATCACCCTTCAAATCAACCAGGAGTCGGTTAAGTTTGTTGCCGAGCATTTTGATGGGCGTATCGTTTTTTTGTCCACGTGCTCAGTCTATGGCGCACAAGATGGAGAGCTTGACGAAGAATCGCCCTTGAATCCGCTCTCTGTGTATGCAGCGACTAAGCTGGGAGCCGAAGGATACCTGAAAGGGAAGAACGCGATTATATTCCGGCTGGGTACTCTTTTCGGTGTGGGCGACCTGTTCTCGCGGCTGCGTCTCGACCTTGTCGTCAACACACTGACTGTCAGGGCGCACCAGGATGGTCAGATTACGGTCTACGGGGGGAACCAATTCAGACCCCTTCTTCATGTGCGCGATGCAGCCCAGGCGTGTGTCGACCACCTGACCACCACCCATACCGGTATATTCAACCTTCACCGGCAGAATGTGCGGATAATCGATCTTGCCTACCAGGTGCGAAATCATTTCCCGGATATGGTCATCCAGCCCGTGGACATAAAATTCCAGGACGCAAGAAACTATCGCGTAACCAGCCGCAAGGCCCAGGAGACGCTCGGTTTCAAGCCGAGATACTTGATCGACGATGGCATTGAGGAAATAAAGGAGCTTCTAATTACCCATCGCCTGAAGACGGTGGATAACCCGCGCTATACCAACCAGGCTTTTCTCTCGATGTTCAACACGCACAGCCTGTACAAGGGAGGGACAGATGAAAGAACAGGATGAAACGCCCCGGCTCATAGAGGGCGGCCTAGCAGTTGATGATCGAGGCCAGCTTGCTTTCGTAAATGATTTCGACTTCGCGCGCGTGAAGCGGTTCTATCTGGTCTCCAACCATGTCTCAGGCTTCGTAAGAGCCTGGCACGCGCATAGGCATGAAGCAAAATATGTGTATGTCACGAGTGGGGCCGCCATAGTCGGGGCAGTGCAGATCGACGATTGGGACCAACCTTCTAAGACGGCCACAGTGCACCGCTATGTTCTTTCCGCAAAAAAACCTTCTATCCTGTATGTTCCTGCCGGATACGCAAACGGTTTCAAATCACTGACTGATGATACGGGCATCATATTCTTTTCTACCGCATCGATCGAAGAGGCAAGGAACGACGACGTGCGCTATGACGCCCACTACTGGGATATCTGGAACATTATTGAAAGATAAAAAATATGAAAGGAAACAAAAAACATGGCAATGAGAAGAGTTCTGGTTGTTGGGGCTTCCGGAATGCTGGGTTCCATGGTCACGGATTTCTTCTCGAGGGACCCCCAGGTGGAACTGAGCGTGGCCGTGCGAAGCGAGGCGCTCGCAAAGAAGGGACGAAAGCATTTTCCGGAAATAACGTGGCACGTGTTTGATGTAGAAAACGACCGTCCGGCATTGCTCGATGACATCATCAGCACCTCGTCATGGATTATCAACTGCATAGGCAAAACCAAACCATATACCCATGATGATAACCCTGAGGAGATAGAGCGAGCTATAAAGGTGAATGCGCTCTTCCCTTACGAGCTGGCAATAGCTGCTCAAAGAAAGGAATCGAGAGTGCTCTCTATCGCCACCGACTGTGTGTTTTCCGGTGAAAGAGGCGAGTATGTAGAAAGTGACAAGCACGATGCGCTCGATGTGTACGGGAAAACCAAAAGCCTTGGGGAATGTTACCTTACGAATGCCTACAATCTGCGTTGCTCTATTATCGGGCCAGAGTCCAAAAGCTATGTTTTTCTTCTCGAGTGGTTCAGACGACAGCCAAAGGGAGCGCACGTGAACGGGTTTACCAACCACCACTGGAACGGCGTGACGACCCTGCAGTTTGCCCGGCTCTGCCACGGCGTGATCAAGAACGGACTTGATCTTTCCCACATTCAGCACGTGATTCCTGGTGATACCATCTCCAAGGCTGACCTCCTTCTGTGCTTTGCAGAAAATTACGGAAGGCCGGACATCACGATTAATCCGACCAAAGCCGCGGTGGTGGTCAACCGGGTCTTGTCAACGGAGAAACCTGATCTGAACGAGAAAATATGGAAATCGGCCGGATACTCTTTGCCTCCGACGGTCGGCGAGATGGTCGCCGAGATGGCGCGGTTCGATTTCAGAATGGAGGCTGTTTTCTCATGAAAATAATGACAATTCTAGGAACGCGGCCCGAAATAATTCGCCTGTGTCTCATCATCAAGAAGATCGACAACCTCTGCGAACAGGTGATTTTGCATACGGGCCAGAATTACGATACTAACCTGAATGACATCTTTCTCGAGCAGCTTGAAGTGCGCCCGGCAGACTATCATTTCGGGGCTAAAGGTAGTTTTGGTGGGCAGATAGCCACAATTCTTACTGAGAGCGAAAGAGTGATGTTGAAGGAGAAGCCTGACAGGTTTCTCGTCCTGGGCGACACAAACAGTAGTCTGGCAGCGATCATGGCAAAAAGACTCCATATCCCCGTATACCATATGGAAGCAGGCAATCGCTGCTACGACGACCGCGTTCCGGAGGAAGTCAATCGACGAATCATCGATCACAGCAGTGATATTCTCATGCCTTATACCGAACGAAGCCGGAAAAATTTGTTGTCCGAAGGCATCCCGGGCGAGCGCATTTACGTTACCGGGAACCCGATCTATGAGGTGATCAATCATTATGACAGTCAGATACAGGCATCCAAAATCCATACTGATCTCGGCCTCGAAAAACAGAACTATTTTCTCGTTACGCTTCATAGGGCCGAAAATGTCGATATAGCGGAACGCCTCACAGGTTTTATCACCGGCCTTGATCTCCTGGAACGTAAGTACGGGTTACCCATAATCGTCAGCACCCACCCCCACACCAGGAAAAGGATCGATTCCCTCAGCATAGACTCGCAAAATCGGCAGATCCGTTTCCTCCCTCCCTTCGGCTTTTTCGACTTCGTCAGTCTCGAACGCAATGCTGCCTGCGTTCTGAGCGACAGTGGCACGGTCCAGGAGGAGTGCTGCATTTTCGGAATGCCGAATGTAACCCTTAGAGACGTGACCGAACGGCCGGAAACTATCGAATGCGGCAGCAATATGCTGAGCGGAGGCGAACCCGAATCCATTCTGAGATGTGTCAGTGCGGTACTCGGGAGGGCCGGCACGTGGACGCCGCCTGCAGAATATATGATGACAAACGTCAGTGACACGGTAGTAAAAATTGTCATGGGCTTTAGGCTCTGAAAAGGAGGATGTGGTCAGGTGTCGCGAGTCTCCGTCATAATACCCTGCTTCAATGACGGGACATACATCGATGAAACGGTAGATTCCGTTCTTGCGCAGACATATCAAGACTTCGAGATTATTATCGTGAACGATGGGTCGACGGACCCACGGACCAATGACATTCTCAGCAACTATTCCCGACCTAATACCAGGGTCATTCAAACCACCAACCAGGGGGCATCCAACGCGCGCAACCGGGCCATTGAGGAGGCCCGTGGAGAATTCATGCTGCCCCTCGACGCGGACGACAAAATTGGGACGGAATACCTGGAAGAGGCTGTGAAGGTACTCGACGGGGACCCTGATGTCGGAATTGTGTACTGTCTAGCCGAATTCTTTGGTGACAAAAAAGGGCTCTGGGAACTTCCGCCCTATTCGCTTGAACAGATGCTGGTGGGTAATTTAATCTTCTGCTCTGCACTCTTCAGGAAAACGGACTGGTTAAAGGTGAACGGGTATAACCCCAACATGCGCTACGGTTTCGAGGACTGGGATTTATGGCTATCCATCATAGAACTAAAGAGAAGAGTTCTCCAAATACCCGAGGTGCTCTTCTTTTACAGGGTCAGGAACGTATCCCGAACCACGTTAATGACCGAAGATAGAATACTCGACATGCGGGTCCAGCTCTTTCGTAACCATCAGCAGCTGTATACCGATAACATAAGAAGTCTTCTTGAGCAGATCGTTAAGACCGAGCTTATTTTTCAGAACCTCGACCACGCCTATTACGAAGTCATAAACTCCAAGACATGGAGACTCACCGAGCCCCTTCGCAGGTTGGCCTCCGTGTTCCAAAGAAAGTCTCAGTTGCCATCGGACAGATGATTGCCCTTGGCACCGACAGCATCGAACGTGTCAAATGAATAGAATCTGCGTTTTTGCCCACTACGATCGTGACAACATGGTTGACCAGTACGTCCTTAGGTACCTCGAAGGCCTCCGCAAGGTGACTCAACATATCATATTCGTGAGCACGTCACGTCTGGGCGCCCATGACATCAAAGTCCTGGAGCGGGTCTGTGGTTTGGTAATCACGAGAGAGAATATCGGGTATGACTTCATGAGCTGGCAGGTCGGCCTTGAATCAGTGACTGATATCGCGTCGTACGACGAACTGATTCTCTGCAATGATAGCGTGTACGGTCCTCTTTACCCGCTAGACAAAATTTTTGATAAAATGGCGAAACGAGCGTGTGATTTCTGGGGGATTACAGCGGACGCGGATATAGCGTTTCATCTGCAAAGTTACTTCTTGGTTTTCAGGAAAAATCTGATGGCTACGGACGCATTTAAGTCGTTCTGGAGATCCATAATTCCTGAACAATCAAAAAAAGAGATTATTGAGAAATATGAAATCGGATTGACTGATACCCTGGTCAAGCAGGGGTTCAAGCCCGCAGTCCTCATAAGCTATACTCCTTCATTCCCAAGACATCTGTGGTCGATGAGGAAACCATGGAGCTTCAAGAAGTGCCTCTGGCTGTTCATCGTTGCGCCTCTGTCCGGCATCATCCCCCGTTGGAAAAATATGGCTCCCCCCTCGCGGAAATTCGTCAATACCACGTACGTTTATTGGAGCAAGCTGGTCATCCACCGCAAAATGCCCTTTTTGAAAATAGATTTGCTGAGAACCAATCCCACGGGAACACGCATAGACCATTACGCCCGCGTTCTGGGCAGGTACTCTGATTATGAAGTAAGTCACATAGTGAATCACCTGAAAAGAATGAACGAAGAGGCCAAGGGTGTGTCGTCCGCAGGCCCCCAAGCGGATGCGAGCGCAGGTCTCAGGCAGGACACAACCGTCAGCTCACGGGTGAATTATAGTCAGTCGGAGGTAAGGCGTAGGCCTGCCGGCTAAGCTCACTATGGTTGCAGCGAGAACGGAAAAGTGACCATCGTCAATGCTTGTTAGGCAATTATAGTCATGCAGGACGTTTGTGTAGCACACCTTGTGAGGGCCAAAAACAGCATCGAGCCGCTGCAGAGATTTCTGGAGTCGTACGGCAGAAACCACGGCGGCGTCGGACATGATCTTCTGTTCATCCTGAAGGGTTTTCACAACGAGGATGTGCCCGCTGCTACCAGTGACCTACTTGATCGGTATCCCCATCAAAAGCTCTTCGTGCCCGACAATGGATTCGATGTGATGCCCTACCTGTTTACCGCTTCGACGTACGAGAACAACTATTTTTGTTTTCTCAATTCCTTCAGCATCCTTTTGGACCCGGATTGGCTCAAAAAGATGCATTCGATAATTACCGGGGAAGACGTTGGCATAGTTGGTGCAACCGGTTCATACCAGAGCATGTATAGTGATCTGGCCAATTTTTATGAACTCGTGCTAACCACACCATTTTACCGCAGAGTTCTTTCCACATTTACTATTCCCATGCGCATGAGAAAGCTTAAACGCGACTTTTACCCATTCCCGAATCACCATATCCGTACAAACGCTTTTATGATAGAGGGCAGGCTCATGCGCAAGGTGAAGATTAAACCTGTCCACACCAAGATGGATGCCTATCACTTTGAAAGCGGAAAGGATAATCTCACCCGTCAAATACTTGAGATGGGCTTGGAGGCTCTCGTGGTCGGCAGAGACGGAAAAGCTTATAAAAAGGAAGAGTGGTACCGCAGTTTTACTTTCTGGCATGGTGACCAGGGAAATCTTCTTGTAGCAGATAACCAGACGAACGCGTACATGGCTGCGGACCTCGAGAGGAAGTGGCAGCTAGCGAGGCACGCCTGGTCAAACAAGGCCAACCCCCTCGAAACATATGTCGTCTAGGGAACACTCTACGGCGAACTGCCCGTGCTGTGGAAGGCTTTCGCACGTAAGCTTCACAGCTACGGACCGTAACCGCAGGATTTCAAAGGAAGAGTTCCTTTATTATCGGTGTGCATCGTGCGGCGTACTTTTTCTGTCACCTATCCCTGCTGACCTCGGCAGGTACTACCCCGCTTCGTACTACTGCGGCCGCCCGACAATGGAACAGCTCCGCTATGGAGCAGGGCTTGAAAAGTACAAGATAGATCTTATAAAGCGGTTCGTGGACAGAGGGCGACTCCTCGAGATCGGCCCGGCGTACGGTGCGTTTCTTTACTGCGCACAGCAGGAAGGTTTTCAAGTGGAAGCTATCGAAATGGACGAAGATTGCTGTAAGTTTATTGACGAGACCCTCGGCATACGTTCTCGATGCGAGGGTGACGTAACCTTTGCACTCCAGCAGCTGTCCCCCTGCAACGTAATTGCGCTCTGGCACGTGATCGAACATTTGCCGTCCCCCTGGACAGGATTGAGGGCCATTGCAAATGCGCTCCTCCCCGGGGGAATCGCTGTCATTGCGGCACCTAACCCTGATGCTCTGCAGTTTTCTCTTCTGGGCCGCCGGTGGACTCACGTGGATGCACCACGACACCTGGAACTTATTCCGCGAAGTCTTCTTATGAAGGAGATGCAATCCGTAGGACTCGAAACAGTCCTGAGCACTACCACAGACGAGGGCAGCATTGGCTGGAACCGTTTTGGATGGGAGTTTTCCTTTGCTAACATGGCCGATCATCCGGTCGTAAAGCACTATATGAGGAAGATGGGATTGCTAATCAGCCAGATAGCGGGGCCCATTGAGCGCAGGGAAGGGCTTGGAAGCGCCTACACGTTGATATTTCAAAAATCAGCGCACTGAAGGGTGTATGGATAAAATCAAGTTTTCAGTACTCCTCCCGACGAGAAACCGGCTAAACCTATTGAAGTACGCTGTCGAGACAGTTATTCGGCAAGACTATGATAACTGGGAAATTATCATTTCAGATAATTACTCCGAAGAGAACATTGCAGCATACGTCGAATCCCTTAATGACACTCGGGTGAAGTATTTTCGAACAGAAACTTTTGTGCCGGTCACGGATAACTGGAACCACGCTCTCGGGAAGAGTTCGGGTGATTATATTATCATGCTCGGGGATGATGACGGGCTGATGAAGGGCTTTTTCAGAATTGTATCCGGGTTAATCGAGGCCCACGATTCACCAGAACTGATTTATACACGGGCACTTTTGTATGCCTATCCGGGGGTCCTCCCCGCATTTCCGGATGGCTTCTTGAGCGTTGCGGGGTGTGCCGAATTCTTTAAAAAAGGGGAGAAGCCCTTTTTCCTCGACAAGAAAACTGCGGTCAAACTGGTCAAACGATCAATGAATTTTCACGTATCCTTTGACTATAATATGCAGTACTCGATTATGAGCCGGAAGCTCATCAGCAACATTGGAAGTGTGAAATTCTTTCAATCACCCTATCCTGATTACTATGCTACCAACGTGGCATTTCTCAAAGCAGGGCGGATTCTCATCTCTCCTCTCCCATTGGTCACCATAGGGATCAGTCCAAAATCCTTCGGCTTTTTCTATTTTAATCAGCGGGAGGAAGAAGGCGTCGAATTCCTCAAGAATATTCCCGAACCTGAGCTAGCAGACCGGCTTGGTTCCATTATGCTGCCTGGCAGCAACATGAACAGTTCCTGGCTTCTTGCCATGGAGACCATCAGGTCACGGTACAAATCCGAATTCAACTTGAGAGTGAATTACCGGCGTTATCGCGTGCTCCAGGTGCTCCACCTCTGTCAGAATTACTTCGGTCTTGGGACGGTGACAAAAGCTCAGATGAAAGAGCTTTGGAGGCGTCTGTCGACATGGGAGCGGATCTCCTATACTACAAGAATCTTCGCTTGGTTTCTGGTGGAAAGAGTCTTTACCATAACATCAACACGAAGAAGATCAATCAGGAGAGTGCTTGGGCTCACTGACCCGTTGCCTGACTTTAATCCGAAAAAATCCGAATCGCGCTATCGAAACCTGCTCGAGGTGTTCGAGCAGGTGGAGCCGGAAGCCTATCTTCACTTCGCAGGAAAATAATTTCACTAATAACAGCAACAGCCTTGCGGGGGCTACAAAGTTTACCCGCGCAGAAAATGTCAGAGGTTGAGGTTCCCCCCCGAACGTCGTGGAAATACTTTTGGAAAAATCTTTCCGTGAGTGCATTATGCGGAGCCTTCCTCGGAGCTGCGTCCGCACTCAAGGCAGGCGGATTCGGGGCGTTGCGCGCCCATATTGTCGCTCGCATTGCAGCCGTCGCCGGCACTCAGCGGCACTGTTATGCGCTTTGGGTCCGTCGGCACGTGAAAGGGCCCGAAGAACTCTCGAAAATGCACCAACAGTCTGTCCAACTACCGTATAAGCCCACTTTCTCCCTGCTGATGCGGTCCTGCAACACGGAAGAGCACGCTCTTACGCATGCTGTCGAGTCTGTTCTTGCTCAAGCCTATCCCTATTGGGAACTCCTTGTCGTGCATGATATTCCTGTTGAGATGCGGATACAGGCGCTCTTTGAATCCTACCAGGCTCGGGACAGCCGCGTCAAAAGCATCGTATGGCCCTCGCAAGGAGCACTGCCGTCCGCCCCTCTTGACAACGCCCTCTCGATCGCAGAAGGTGAATTTATCTGTCTCATGGGGAACAATGACGAGATTTCACCGGACGCACTATTTCAGTTCGCCCGTTACCTCAACTGTAGCCCCGCTACGGACATGATTTACAGCGACGAAGACAGGATCCGTACAGACGGGGGCTTGTTCGAACCTTTTTTCAAGCCCGACTGGTCGCCTGAGTACGCTGAAGCTTTCATGTATACGGGCCGCCTTGCCTGTTATCGTACTGATCTTGCAAGACGCGCAGGCGGGTTCCGCCCAGAGTATGCAAGCGCATGGGAATATGACTTCATGCTGCGCTTCATTGAAAAGACCCAGAAGATCGGTCACGTGGCCGACATTCTCTACCACCGGAGTGCCAGTGCGCCGGGTGCGGCAGACTGTTCGGAAGAGGCGCGCCACAACGGAGATGACCTCGCGGCCAAGGCCTTGAGAGATCGCCTGAAGCGCCTCAAACGGTCCGGGGCGGTGCTCTCAGCGGGCTATCCCGGCTGCTTCGAGACAAGATACGATGTCACCGGTCACC from Syntrophorhabdales bacterium includes these protein-coding regions:
- a CDS encoding NAD(P)-dependent oxidoreductase, producing the protein MKVLVTGGSGYVGGAITDILGDTGHEVRLLDALLYEECYRKPGNFIYGDVRDHALLLQQLKWADAVIWLAALVGDGACALHPDITLQINQESVKFVAEHFDGRIVFLSTCSVYGAQDGELDEESPLNPLSVYAATKLGAEGYLKGKNAIIFRLGTLFGVGDLFSRLRLDLVVNTLTVRAHQDGQITVYGGNQFRPLLHVRDAAQACVDHLTTTHTGIFNLHRQNVRIIDLAYQVRNHFPDMVIQPVDIKFQDARNYRVTSRKAQETLGFKPRYLIDDGIEEIKELLITHRLKTVDNPRYTNQAFLSMFNTHSLYKGGTDERTG
- a CDS encoding dTDP-4-dehydrorhamnose 3,5-epimerase family protein, producing the protein MKEQDETPRLIEGGLAVDDRGQLAFVNDFDFARVKRFYLVSNHVSGFVRAWHAHRHEAKYVYVTSGAAIVGAVQIDDWDQPSKTATVHRYVLSAKKPSILYVPAGYANGFKSLTDDTGIIFFSTASIEEARNDDVRYDAHYWDIWNIIER
- a CDS encoding sugar nucleotide-binding protein → MAMRRVLVVGASGMLGSMVTDFFSRDPQVELSVAVRSEALAKKGRKHFPEITWHVFDVENDRPALLDDIISTSSWIINCIGKTKPYTHDDNPEEIERAIKVNALFPYELAIAAQRKESRVLSIATDCVFSGERGEYVESDKHDALDVYGKTKSLGECYLTNAYNLRCSIIGPESKSYVFLLEWFRRQPKGAHVNGFTNHHWNGVTTLQFARLCHGVIKNGLDLSHIQHVIPGDTISKADLLLCFAENYGRPDITINPTKAAVVVNRVLSTEKPDLNEKIWKSAGYSLPPTVGEMVAEMARFDFRMEAVFS
- the wecB gene encoding UDP-N-acetylglucosamine 2-epimerase (non-hydrolyzing) codes for the protein MKIMTILGTRPEIIRLCLIIKKIDNLCEQVILHTGQNYDTNLNDIFLEQLEVRPADYHFGAKGSFGGQIATILTESERVMLKEKPDRFLVLGDTNSSLAAIMAKRLHIPVYHMEAGNRCYDDRVPEEVNRRIIDHSSDILMPYTERSRKNLLSEGIPGERIYVTGNPIYEVINHYDSQIQASKIHTDLGLEKQNYFLVTLHRAENVDIAERLTGFITGLDLLERKYGLPIIVSTHPHTRKRIDSLSIDSQNRQIRFLPPFGFFDFVSLERNAACVLSDSGTVQEECCIFGMPNVTLRDVTERPETIECGSNMLSGGEPESILRCVSAVLGRAGTWTPPAEYMMTNVSDTVVKIVMGFRL
- a CDS encoding glycosyltransferase family A protein codes for the protein MSRVSVIIPCFNDGTYIDETVDSVLAQTYQDFEIIIVNDGSTDPRTNDILSNYSRPNTRVIQTTNQGASNARNRAIEEARGEFMLPLDADDKIGTEYLEEAVKVLDGDPDVGIVYCLAEFFGDKKGLWELPPYSLEQMLVGNLIFCSALFRKTDWLKVNGYNPNMRYGFEDWDLWLSIIELKRRVLQIPEVLFFYRVRNVSRTTLMTEDRILDMRVQLFRNHQQLYTDNIRSLLEQIVKTELIFQNLDHAYYEVINSKTWRLTEPLRRLASVFQRKSQLPSDR
- a CDS encoding rhamnan synthesis F family protein — protein: MNRICVFAHYDRDNMVDQYVLRYLEGLRKVTQHIIFVSTSRLGAHDIKVLERVCGLVITRENIGYDFMSWQVGLESVTDIASYDELILCNDSVYGPLYPLDKIFDKMAKRACDFWGITADADIAFHLQSYFLVFRKNLMATDAFKSFWRSIIPEQSKKEIIEKYEIGLTDTLVKQGFKPAVLISYTPSFPRHLWSMRKPWSFKKCLWLFIVAPLSGIIPRWKNMAPPSRKFVNTTYVYWSKLVIHRKMPFLKIDLLRTNPTGTRIDHYARVLGRYSDYEVSHIVNHLKRMNEEAKGVSSAGPQADASAGLRQDTTVSSRVNYSQSEVRRRPAG
- a CDS encoding class I SAM-dependent methyltransferase yields the protein MEQLRYGAGLEKYKIDLIKRFVDRGRLLEIGPAYGAFLYCAQQEGFQVEAIEMDEDCCKFIDETLGIRSRCEGDVTFALQQLSPCNVIALWHVIEHLPSPWTGLRAIANALLPGGIAVIAAPNPDALQFSLLGRRWTHVDAPRHLELIPRSLLMKEMQSVGLETVLSTTTDEGSIGWNRFGWEFSFANMADHPVVKHYMRKMGLLISQIAGPIERREGLGSAYTLIFQKSAH
- a CDS encoding glycosyltransferase; this encodes MDKIKFSVLLPTRNRLNLLKYAVETVIRQDYDNWEIIISDNYSEENIAAYVESLNDTRVKYFRTETFVPVTDNWNHALGKSSGDYIIMLGDDDGLMKGFFRIVSGLIEAHDSPELIYTRALLYAYPGVLPAFPDGFLSVAGCAEFFKKGEKPFFLDKKTAVKLVKRSMNFHVSFDYNMQYSIMSRKLISNIGSVKFFQSPYPDYYATNVAFLKAGRILISPLPLVTIGISPKSFGFFYFNQREEEGVEFLKNIPEPELADRLGSIMLPGSNMNSSWLLAMETIRSRYKSEFNLRVNYRRYRVLQVLHLCQNYFGLGTVTKAQMKELWRRLSTWERISYTTRIFAWFLVERVFTITSTRRRSIRRVLGLTDPLPDFNPKKSESRYRNLLEVFEQVEPEAYLHFAGK
- a CDS encoding glycosyltransferase family 2 protein, whose protein sequence is MSALCGAFLGAASALKAGGFGALRAHIVARIAAVAGTQRHCYALWVRRHVKGPEELSKMHQQSVQLPYKPTFSLLMRSCNTEEHALTHAVESVLAQAYPYWELLVVHDIPVEMRIQALFESYQARDSRVKSIVWPSQGALPSAPLDNALSIAEGEFICLMGNNDEISPDALFQFARYLNCSPATDMIYSDEDRIRTDGGLFEPFFKPDWSPEYAEAFMYTGRLACYRTDLARRAGGFRPEYASAWEYDFMLRFIEKTQKIGHVADILYHRSASAPGAADCSEEARHNGDDLAAKALRDRLKRLKRSGAVLSAGYPGCFETRYDVTGHPLVSIVIPSAGKSAKLPTGETDMLSNCVNSISTKTTYSNYEIVVVDNNDLAEHTLRAIERNDCRFVHYEGPVNIAAKMNLGARHARGEYFLFLNDDVEVISPDWLEVMLQIFERPNVGVVGAKLYFGDRTIQHVGVVLTHRGIPEHVLRGTSGSSLGYFFSSVTNRNYLAVTGACLMTRKDVFEKLEGFNCALAINYNDIDYCLRVHEAGLRIVFAAQAELFHYEAKTGRAMTNWHDHNLFKELWGFETKSDPYYNVNLRTDPPNFQLKL